The Cotesia glomerata isolate CgM1 linkage group LG7, MPM_Cglom_v2.3, whole genome shotgun sequence genome segment ttattctttttatttattttttacttactctgtttttcaacatttatttatttgcattTTATCAACTTAATACTTCAACAAGTGAATTACTTATGGGTTTATTGTTGTGTCAATTTATAAGTAATTGTCAGTGGATTTTTCgagcagaaaaaataaaaatttttttttgttgagaacaattattttattagtaattaaatgCACGTGTGAGTTGATACTCGAAGTAACAGCAACAGCAAGTGGAGGTCACTGATAAAGAAAGTTTACTGTGGgtgttaattttgttttattatccttttacttattaatattttatattaattggtACATGCCAAGTGATTTCTTTTTACCTTACCACGCCATTTAATTATTGGGGAAATTTCTACAACTAATTATTGAGTTGgtcaatttcaataaattgtcTACGATTAATTGCTTTGAGTGGTATAAAATCAGGTAAAATgattgatataaataaaataaataaaaataattatcaattaattaatacttataaatatttttttttttattttcaggtgTACGTGACTAAATTTGTTCGGGTAAATAATGAGCTGAGAATAAATTACATAAGAAGAAGAGATAGTAGGAACTATTGATGATATAAATGATGAGTATGATGTCCCTGATGGTGATAGAAATGGAGAATGAAACAAATTGTTGATTACAGTATGGCTACTGTCGACGTGAGGTATCAGTATCACGTGGTGGACAGTAGTAATAGGAGAATATCAATTACAATTACGGAGCAAGGATTAAAAGTTTGACAAGAATAACACTTTTAGGAAGTGTGGATATCATTTGAAGGTGTTGTTGGTAAGGTTTGAAAGCAGTAGAGTAGACCAGTACAGTAGGAAGTGAGCTGAATGAAATACGAATAAGTCATCAAACTTAGCCGGCTAAGTGCCAACAACCTACGACGAGCTAGACAGCTCATAATGTGTTTGCCCTCGTGCACgatagattataaaattagacGTGCTAAACCACGCTCAACAAGAGTTAGAAGAATACAGCGGACAAAAGAAAAGATTGATAGTGAAGACGAAGCTAATCTATTCTCAATCATACGAGAATTATACCGGTGAGGATTATTctaaacatttattattatatataaatagtaaataatatcaatagtcGATGTTAAGtgatgtttaaataatttgagtaatttttactCTCTAGTCTTTCGCATTTACacattaaacaaaaaaagataatgtCTCACATTTAgctcaagaaaaaaataataaaataaaatagtaaacaTCACTCTTTTGTGATCTCATGGCATGACATTAAAGGTTTATACAATCATGACGCAATAAagttaaattgattaaatgaaAAAGTAAATCTTGATGGAAAAAAGATCAACGGAATTATTGAgtgataaaaatgaataaaaattaaaccaGAACAAAAATATGAATCTAAATATTAAGAAGGTGCATTTAAATGACTGAGCCTTCTTACTGAAGAAGACtaaacattaaataataattgtgcAAGTACAAATGTCTAGCTTAACATTATCAGCTAGAACAATCGAGATGCCCTTGTCACTACCGACTCCGTTCGTGCCTATGAACGCAATCTCATCACAAACATACATAGGAACTAATGAAAATAATCATCTGCCGCCGTTAAAACCGGGTAATTATGCACCCAAACAAGGTGAATCACCACCAAGTCATCTCACTCACTCGAGCCACAGTGGTAGCACTCATTTACCTAGTTTAGGATCCAGTGCTAATAACAGCTTACAGAATTTAACTAGTAATTCGGACAGCCTCAATTTGAGCCTTAGTTCTCATGTCAGTCACAACACCCACAACACAAGTCACAATAGCCATTCACAGCAATCAAATAGCAGTCAGTCAAACAGTCCGATGATAAAAAACGGGCGTTCTGAAAGTAATTCCAACAAGACTATACCGAAAATGGCAGTCTCACCAGAGATTGTGGTGAAgctttatttgaataaattaacgtcGTATGAACAGAATGAAATATTTGCCTATCCGCAGATTTATTTTATCGGGGCTAATGCTAAAAAACGTCCAGCAATATTGGGTTTACCCAACAATCATAATTATGACAATGAACAAGGTTCATATATTCATACGCCGCATGATCATGTGGCTTACAGGTATGAAGTCCTTAAAGTTATTGGTAAAGGATCATTTGGTCAAGTTGTAAAGGCTTATGATCACAAAAATCATGAGCACGTGGCTCTTAAAATGGTGAGAAATGAAAGGCGATTTCATCGACAGGCACAGGAGGAAATACGTATTCTTGCTAATTTGAGAAAACAAGATAAGGACAATACTATGAACATTATTCATATGTTCGATTCATTTACATTTAGAAATCATATGTGTATAACATTTGAGCTCCTTAGTATAAATCTTTAcgaacttattaaaaaaaataaatttcaaggaTTTAGCTTGCAACTAGTTAGAAAATTTTCGCACTCACTGCTTCAATGTTTGGATGCcctatacaaaaataaaataattcactgTGACATGAAGCCAGAGAATGTATTGTTGAAACAACAGGGTCGAAGTGGTATTAAGGTAATgatattaatcaaatttttatttatctcagatttaatttatcaatacatacaattttattttattaacgtCTCTTTGTTTttgtcgttttatttttttttttaggtgatCGATTTTGGTTCAAGTTGCTATGAGGACCAACGAGTGTATACATACATTCAAAGTAGATTTTATCGAGCGCCAGAGGTAATTCTTGGCGCTAAATATGGAATGCCAATAGATATGTGGAGTTTAGGATGTATTCTTGCGGAATTATTAACGGGTTTTCCTTTGCTGCCTGGTGAGGATGAAGCTGACCAATTGGCGTGTATCATTGAGCTTCTGGGAATGCCACCAAGAAGATTGTTAGACAATGCCAAGCGTTCTCGCCAATTTTTTAGCTCTAAAGGCTATCCGAGATATTGCAAAGCAACGACCACTACTCACGGTACGACATTGTTACACGGAGGAGTTTCGCGACGTGGTAAAATTCGTGGCCCACCAGGATCGAAGGATCTAAAAGAGGCGCTCAAAAACTGTGAGGACCCACtgtttttggattttatacgGAAGTGTTTGCAGTGGGATCCGGAACAGCGAATGACACCCAGCAAGGCACTTCGACACGCATGGCTAAGAAGAAGATTGCCGCGACCACCCGATGAGAAGGTTGATGTTGTTACTGGGCACTCGGTACAGCCAACGACAGCCGCAGTAACGACATCCGGTAGC includes the following:
- the LOC123268624 gene encoding dual specificity tyrosine-phosphorylation-regulated kinase 2-like, coding for MSSLTLSARTIEMPLSLPTPFVPMNAISSQTYIGTNENNHLPPLKPGNYAPKQGESPPSHLTHSSHSGSTHLPSLGSSANNSLQNLTSNSDSLNLSLSSHVSHNTHNTSHNSHSQQSNSSQSNSPMIKNGRSESNSNKTIPKMAVSPEIVVKLYLNKLTSYEQNEIFAYPQIYFIGANAKKRPAILGLPNNHNYDNEQGSYIHTPHDHVAYRYEVLKVIGKGSFGQVVKAYDHKNHEHVALKMVRNERRFHRQAQEEIRILANLRKQDKDNTMNIIHMFDSFTFRNHMCITFELLSINLYELIKKNKFQGFSLQLVRKFSHSLLQCLDALYKNKIIHCDMKPENVLLKQQGRSGIKVIDFGSSCYEDQRVYTYIQSRFYRAPEVILGAKYGMPIDMWSLGCILAELLTGFPLLPGEDEADQLACIIELLGMPPRRLLDNAKRSRQFFSSKGYPRYCKATTTTHGTTLLHGGVSRRGKIRGPPGSKDLKEALKNCEDPLFLDFIRKCLQWDPEQRMTPSKALRHAWLRRRLPRPPDEKVDVVTGHSVQPTTAAVTTSGSRSSSKTAHGSAGLSSKLRELNDQRSSTIQSRHPQQPSLSHPVVSSVSGGHSISVSNHPSLTQSNHQSLNAVSAHKHQQLHSHNGSSHDSHSSHGSSGSSRYVVSKEITLVDPWR